A single Sciurus carolinensis chromosome 15, mSciCar1.2, whole genome shotgun sequence DNA region contains:
- the Psmg2 gene encoding proteasome assembly chaperone 2 — protein MFVPCGDWVPDLTGFTLLMPAVSVGNVGQLAIDLIISTLNMRKIGYFYTDCLVPMVGNNPYATAEDNSTELSTNAEVYSLSSRKLVALQLRSIFIKYKSKSFCEKLLSWVQSSGCAKVIVLSSSHSYQRNDLQLRSTPFRYLLTPSVHKRIQNKIESLNWQEMEKSPCIPQMDDSEFCVRVPGGGITKTLYDESCSKEIQMAILLKFVSEGDNIPDALGLVEYLNEWLQIIKPCLQSDDPTTPALPWKIPSSWRLLFGSGLPPALF, from the exons ATGTTTGTTCCCTGCGGGGACTGGGTGCCGGACCTGACGGGCTTCACGCTCCTGATG CCAGCAGTATCTGTTGGAAATGTTGGCCAGCTTGCAATAGATCTGATCATTTCTACATTGAACATGCGTAAAATTGGCTACTTCTATACCGATTGCCTGGTGCCAATGGTTGGAAACAATCCATATGCAACTGCAGAAGACAATTCAACAGAGCTCAGTACAAATGCTGAAG TATATTCATTGTCTTCAAGGAAGCTTGTGGCTCTTCAGTTAAGATCCATTTTTATCAAG TATAAATCCAAGTCATTCTGTGAAAAGCTGCTCTCCTGGGTGCAAAGCAGTGGCTGTGCTAAAGTCATCGTCCTTTCAAGCAGTCATTCCTACCAGCGCAATGATCTCCAACTGCGCAG TACTCCCTTCCGGTACCTGCTTACACCTTCTGTGCACAAaaggattcaaaataaaatagagagcCTTAACtggcaagaaatggaaaaaagtccATGCATCCCTCAAATGGATGATTCTGAGTTTTGTGTCCGTGTTCCAGGAGGAGGGATCACAAAAACACTCTATGATGAAAG ctGTTCTAAAGAAATCCAAATGGCTATTCTGCTGAAATTTGTTTCCGAGGGGGACAATATCCCAGACGCATTAGGTCTTGTCGAGTATCTTAATGAATGGCTTCAGATCATCAAACCTTGT TTACAGAGCGATGACCCTACAACACCTGCCTTGCCGTGGAAAATCCCAAGTTCTTGGAGGTTACTCTTTGGCAGTGGTCTTCCCCCTGCACTGTTTTGA